A part of Pieris napi chromosome 9, ilPieNapi1.2, whole genome shotgun sequence genomic DNA contains:
- the LOC125052155 gene encoding serine/threonine-protein phosphatase 6 regulatory subunit 1 isoform X4: protein MFWSANYMTIRQLNFLLKEENVTLTQILEADDILQECKADNKDLIRFLTRPEILAELIALITEEPSKDLELTTQYRHSNIACEVLTSQLSGLMSSLCIDVKQMNRLCDFLNRDPPLNPLLASYFSRTIETLLKRSPMQDCYLHHILCLRALDFFKARKDFLPNLLRHIATSAIADTIKYFVFYLEEPFSEIIEKWLVENEFLENLIQIICCDYEPNEIQATPVPVPIEQKTENDVEKGVHEESEKAEASHKDSISGGDSSKNSAGMTERTRRLQVAASASASALACGLAGRWAGEDWQPSWTTRCLSARLRTKPLVNALLLGCFCSPPDFYDTALFNACRLLRVLIQPLEDTCDVELRDVTPHLRLLQQDLLREPAIGPSGRRRVGAARLQVVALMAELMGTQEPMVHMVMRTLGMPDVLLDMFFAFPDNNFLHAQVCTMLHNISQNKSQAPVYWVQLVEEGNLLTRLMDTFEENEDKKTTRRSSLMGHVTVACRTLAAAGVGSFALPEVRERWDAFLQNRLQPLLTRLDAPLGGEYPSETCYEMEAGKESVSQYPSADNYSDDLWEDNPSNVLDFDEGMQMALDLPWERSSGWGDEEEKNEGEEGASLPLPLPEDEGWAQFGSDTCLPPVDPFAPQESHPWNQNVAESGEENCNMTELQAELNQLQLDGTAELTHNLLSALSGLAPHHLAELADTASQLPPALPPTDPPISDLQTIITSVESTTDPKTEVQPPLGNSDATSNSNNPDTNALFTEEVTSHKTSVEKSVSNSTFNDLENDDKVSNEVNPNVSSVGKSDTEIINEVGKTDTQIINEIGKSNAKLSDEVVNLVTEVSGTNNSETKIVSEVDDSKASSAVDSPDLTAAER, encoded by the exons ATGTTTTGGAGCGCTAATTATATGACTATTAGGCAGTTGAACTTTCTTCTTAAGGAGGAG aatgtaactttaacaCAAATTCTGGAGGCGGACGACATCCTTCAGGAGTGTAAAGCGGACAACAAAGATCTAATACGATT TCTAACAAGACCGGAGATCTTAGCAGAACTCATTGCCCTAATAACTGAGGAGCCATCTAAGGATTTAGAATTAACAACACAGTACAGACATTCAAATATTGCCTGTGAAGTGCTAACCAGCCAGTTGTCTGGCCTGATGTCCAGTCTGTGCATTGATGTGAAGCAGATGAATCGACTTTGTGATTTCCTGAATAGGGATCCACCTCTTAATCCATTGCTAGCATCATACTTTAGCAGAACTATTGAAACATTGCTGAAAAGAAGCCCTATGCAG GACTGCTACTTGCACCACATATTATGTTTACGAGCCCTGGACTTCTTTAAGGCTCGGAAGGATTTTTTACCTAATTTATTAAGACACATTGCCACCTCTGCTATAGCGGAtaccataaaatattttgtattctatcTTGAGGAGCCTTTTAGTGAAATAATTGAAAag tgGCTGGTTGAAAATGAGTTTTTGGAAAatcttatacaaataatttgctgTGATTATGAGCCCAATGAAATTCAGGCAACACCTGTACCTGTGCCAATAGAACAAAAGACAGAAAATGATGTCGAGAAAGGGGTGCACGAGGAGAGTGAAAAAGCAGAGGCAAGTCACAAGGACTCCATCAGCGGTGGGGACTCTAGTAAAAATA GCGCGGGGATGACGGAACGCACGCGGCGACTGCAAGTGGCGGCGTCGGCCAGTGCCAGTGCCCTGGCGTGTGGCTTAGCGGGCAGGTGGGCCGGGGAAGACTGGCAACCTTCTTGGACGACGCGATGCTTGAGCGCCCGCTTACGCACCAAGCCCTTGGTTAACGCGCTCCTTCTCGGCTGCTTCTGTAGTCCCCCGGACTTCTACGACACCGCGCTGTTCAACGCCTGCCGTCTTCTGCGAGTGCTCATCCAGCCGTTGGAAGATACGTGCGACGTGGAGCTGCGAGATGTGACGCCGCATCTGCGGCTGCTGCAGCAAGATCTATTGCGCGAGCCAGCGATTGGGCCAAGCGGGCGCCGGCGGGTGGGAGCGGCGCGCCTCCAGGTTGTGGCGCTCATGGCAGAGCTCATGGGAACTCAAGAGCCCATGGTGCACATGGTCATGCGGACACTGGGCATGCCTGATGTGCTGCTTGACATGTTCTTTGCCTTCCCCGACAACAACTTCCTACACGCGCAGGTCTGCACGATGTTGCACAACATATCACAAAACAAATCACAGGCCCCGGTCTATTGGGTACAG ctgGTGGAAGAAGGCAACTTGCTGACCCGGCTTATGGACACTTTTGAAGAAAATGAAGATAAGAa GACGACGCGTCGGTCGAGCTTGATGGGTCACGTGACAGTCGCCTGCCGTACTTTGGCGGCGGCGGGCGTTGGCTCGTTTGCGTTACCCGAAGTTCGCGAACGATGGGATGCCTTTCTGCAGAACCGTCTCCAACCGCTGCTGACACGCCTCGATGCGCCACTC GGCGGCGAGTACCCATCGGAGACATGTTACGAg ATGGAGGCTGGCAAGGAAAGCGTGTCGCAGTATCCATCTGCGGACAACTACAGCGATGA TTTGTGGGAGGACAACCCCAGTAATGTTTTGGATTTCGATGAAGGCATGCAGATGGCGCTTGACTTGC CGTGGGAGCGTAGTTCCGGATGGGGAGATGAAGAGGAGAAGAATGAGGGTGAGGAAGGAGCTTCCCTCCCCCTGCCCCTCCCTGAAGACGAGGGTTGGGCCCAGTTCGGAAGTGATACGTGTCTGCCCCCCGTTGATCCCTTTGCCCCACAAGAGTCCCATCCATGGAACCAGAACG TTGCAGAAAGCGGCGAGGAGAATTGCAATATGACTGAACTGCAAGCTGAGCTGAATCAACTGCAGCTGGACGGTACCGCTGAACTGACTCACAACTTGCTCTCTGCTCTCAGTGGCCTCGCCCCTCATCACCTAGCCGAGCTCGCCGATACCGCGTCGCAGCTCCCCCCTGCCTTACCCCCCACAGACCCTCCGATATCAGACCTTCAAACCATAATCACCAGCGTCGAAAGCACCACCGACCCAAAAACTGAAGTTCAACCTCCCCTCGGAAATTCTGACGCAACCTCGAACTCCAACAATCCTGATACCAATGCTTTATTTACTGAGGAAGTCACGTCTCATAAAACTAGTGTTGAAAAATCCGTCAGCAATTCTACGTTTAATGACCTTGAAAATGATGACAAGGTATCCAATGAGGTCAACCCTAACGTGTCAAGTGTTGGGAAATCTGACacagaa ATTATAAATGAAGTCGGCAAAACTGACACccaaattataaatgaaatcgGCAAATCAAACGCCAAATTGTCAGATGAAGTCGTAAATCTTGTCACCGAAGTATCTGGGACGAACAATTCCGAGACCAAAATAGTGAGTGAGGTGGACGATTCCAAGGCATCTAGCGCGGTTGACAGCCCTGACCTCACTGCGGCCGAGAGGTGA
- the LOC125052155 gene encoding serine/threonine-protein phosphatase 6 regulatory subunit 1 isoform X2, with product MFWSANYMTIRQLNFLLKEENVTLTQILEADDILQECKADNKDLIRFLTRPEILAELIALITEEPSKDLELTTQYRHSNIACEVLTSQLSGLMSSLCIDVKQMNRLCDFLNRDPPLNPLLASYFSRTIETLLKRSPMQDCYLHHILCLRALDFFKARKDFLPNLLRHIATSAIADTIKYFVFYLEEPFSEIIEKWLVENEFLENLIQIICCDYEPNEIQATPVPVPIEQKTENDVEKGVHEESEKAEASHKDSISGGDSSKNSAGMTERTRRLQVAASASASALACGLAGRWAGEDWQPSWTTRCLSARLRTKPLVNALLLGCFCSPPDFYDTALFNACRLLRVLIQPLEDTCDVELRDVTPHLRLLQQDLLREPAIGPSGRRRVGAARLQVVALMAELMGTQEPMVHMVMRTLGMPDVLLDMFFAFPDNNFLHAQVCTMLHNISQNKSQAPVYWVQLVEEGNLLTRLMDTFEENEDKKTTRRSSLMGHVTVACRTLAAAGVGSFALPEVRERWDAFLQNRLQPLLTRLDAPLGGEYPSETCYEMEAGKESVSQYPSADNYSDDLWEDNPSNVLDFDEGMQMALDLPWERSSGWGDEEEKNEGEEGASLPLPLPEDEGWAQFGSDTCLPPVDPFAPQESHPWNQNESGEENCNMTELQAELNQLQLDGTAELTHNLLSALSGLAPHHLAELADTASQLPPALPPTDPPISDLQTIITSVESTTDPKTEVQPPLGNSDATSNSNNPDTNALFTEEVTSHKTSVEKSVSNSTFNDLENDDKVSNEVNPNVSSVGKSDTEIINEVGKTDTQIINEVGKTDTQIINEVGKTDTQIINEIGKSNAKLSDEVVNLVTEVSGTNNSETKIVSEVDDSKASSAVDSPDLTAAER from the exons ATGTTTTGGAGCGCTAATTATATGACTATTAGGCAGTTGAACTTTCTTCTTAAGGAGGAG aatgtaactttaacaCAAATTCTGGAGGCGGACGACATCCTTCAGGAGTGTAAAGCGGACAACAAAGATCTAATACGATT TCTAACAAGACCGGAGATCTTAGCAGAACTCATTGCCCTAATAACTGAGGAGCCATCTAAGGATTTAGAATTAACAACACAGTACAGACATTCAAATATTGCCTGTGAAGTGCTAACCAGCCAGTTGTCTGGCCTGATGTCCAGTCTGTGCATTGATGTGAAGCAGATGAATCGACTTTGTGATTTCCTGAATAGGGATCCACCTCTTAATCCATTGCTAGCATCATACTTTAGCAGAACTATTGAAACATTGCTGAAAAGAAGCCCTATGCAG GACTGCTACTTGCACCACATATTATGTTTACGAGCCCTGGACTTCTTTAAGGCTCGGAAGGATTTTTTACCTAATTTATTAAGACACATTGCCACCTCTGCTATAGCGGAtaccataaaatattttgtattctatcTTGAGGAGCCTTTTAGTGAAATAATTGAAAag tgGCTGGTTGAAAATGAGTTTTTGGAAAatcttatacaaataatttgctgTGATTATGAGCCCAATGAAATTCAGGCAACACCTGTACCTGTGCCAATAGAACAAAAGACAGAAAATGATGTCGAGAAAGGGGTGCACGAGGAGAGTGAAAAAGCAGAGGCAAGTCACAAGGACTCCATCAGCGGTGGGGACTCTAGTAAAAATA GCGCGGGGATGACGGAACGCACGCGGCGACTGCAAGTGGCGGCGTCGGCCAGTGCCAGTGCCCTGGCGTGTGGCTTAGCGGGCAGGTGGGCCGGGGAAGACTGGCAACCTTCTTGGACGACGCGATGCTTGAGCGCCCGCTTACGCACCAAGCCCTTGGTTAACGCGCTCCTTCTCGGCTGCTTCTGTAGTCCCCCGGACTTCTACGACACCGCGCTGTTCAACGCCTGCCGTCTTCTGCGAGTGCTCATCCAGCCGTTGGAAGATACGTGCGACGTGGAGCTGCGAGATGTGACGCCGCATCTGCGGCTGCTGCAGCAAGATCTATTGCGCGAGCCAGCGATTGGGCCAAGCGGGCGCCGGCGGGTGGGAGCGGCGCGCCTCCAGGTTGTGGCGCTCATGGCAGAGCTCATGGGAACTCAAGAGCCCATGGTGCACATGGTCATGCGGACACTGGGCATGCCTGATGTGCTGCTTGACATGTTCTTTGCCTTCCCCGACAACAACTTCCTACACGCGCAGGTCTGCACGATGTTGCACAACATATCACAAAACAAATCACAGGCCCCGGTCTATTGGGTACAG ctgGTGGAAGAAGGCAACTTGCTGACCCGGCTTATGGACACTTTTGAAGAAAATGAAGATAAGAa GACGACGCGTCGGTCGAGCTTGATGGGTCACGTGACAGTCGCCTGCCGTACTTTGGCGGCGGCGGGCGTTGGCTCGTTTGCGTTACCCGAAGTTCGCGAACGATGGGATGCCTTTCTGCAGAACCGTCTCCAACCGCTGCTGACACGCCTCGATGCGCCACTC GGCGGCGAGTACCCATCGGAGACATGTTACGAg ATGGAGGCTGGCAAGGAAAGCGTGTCGCAGTATCCATCTGCGGACAACTACAGCGATGA TTTGTGGGAGGACAACCCCAGTAATGTTTTGGATTTCGATGAAGGCATGCAGATGGCGCTTGACTTGC CGTGGGAGCGTAGTTCCGGATGGGGAGATGAAGAGGAGAAGAATGAGGGTGAGGAAGGAGCTTCCCTCCCCCTGCCCCTCCCTGAAGACGAGGGTTGGGCCCAGTTCGGAAGTGATACGTGTCTGCCCCCCGTTGATCCCTTTGCCCCACAAGAGTCCCATCCATGGAACCAGAACG AAAGCGGCGAGGAGAATTGCAATATGACTGAACTGCAAGCTGAGCTGAATCAACTGCAGCTGGACGGTACCGCTGAACTGACTCACAACTTGCTCTCTGCTCTCAGTGGCCTCGCCCCTCATCACCTAGCCGAGCTCGCCGATACCGCGTCGCAGCTCCCCCCTGCCTTACCCCCCACAGACCCTCCGATATCAGACCTTCAAACCATAATCACCAGCGTCGAAAGCACCACCGACCCAAAAACTGAAGTTCAACCTCCCCTCGGAAATTCTGACGCAACCTCGAACTCCAACAATCCTGATACCAATGCTTTATTTACTGAGGAAGTCACGTCTCATAAAACTAGTGTTGAAAAATCCGTCAGCAATTCTACGTTTAATGACCTTGAAAATGATGACAAGGTATCCAATGAGGTCAACCCTAACGTGTCAAGTGTTGGGAAATCTGACacagaaattataaatgaagTCGGCAAGACTGACACCCAAATTATAAATGAAGTCGGCAAAACTGACACCCAAATTATAAATGAAGTCGGCAAAACTGACACccaaattataaatgaaatcgGCAAATCAAACGCCAAATTGTCAGATGAAGTCGTAAATCTTGTCACCGAAGTATCTGGGACGAACAATTCCGAGACCAAAATAGTGAGTGAGGTGGACGATTCCAAGGCATCTAGCGCGGTTGACAGCCCTGACCTCACTGCGGCCGAGAGGTGA
- the LOC125052155 gene encoding serine/threonine-protein phosphatase 6 regulatory subunit 1 isoform X3 has translation MFWSANYMTIRQLNFLLKEENVTLTQILEADDILQECKADNKDLIRFLTRPEILAELIALITEEPSKDLELTTQYRHSNIACEVLTSQLSGLMSSLCIDVKQMNRLCDFLNRDPPLNPLLASYFSRTIETLLKRSPMQDCYLHHILCLRALDFFKARKDFLPNLLRHIATSAIADTIKYFVFYLEEPFSEIIEKWLVENEFLENLIQIICCDYEPNEIQATPVPVPIEQKTENDVEKGVHEESEKAEASHKDSISGGDSSKNSAGMTERTRRLQVAASASASALACGLAGRWAGEDWQPSWTTRCLSARLRTKPLVNALLLGCFCSPPDFYDTALFNACRLLRVLIQPLEDTCDVELRDVTPHLRLLQQDLLREPAIGPSGRRRVGAARLQVVALMAELMGTQEPMVHMVMRTLGMPDVLLDMFFAFPDNNFLHAQVCTMLHNISQNKSQAPVYWVQLVEEGNLLTRLMDTFEENEDKKTTRRSSLMGHVTVACRTLAAAGVGSFALPEVRERWDAFLQNRLQPLLTRLDAPLGGEYPSETCYEMEAGKESVSQYPSADNYSDDLWEDNPSNVLDFDEGMQMALDLPWERSSGWGDEEEKNEGEEGASLPLPLPEDEGWAQFGSDTCLPPVDPFAPQESHPWNQNVAESGEENCNMTELQAELNQLQLDGTAELTHNLLSALSGLAPHHLAELADTASQLPPALPPTDPPISDLQTIITSVESTTDPKTEVQPPLGNSDATSNSNNPDTNALFTEEVTSHKTSVEKSVSNSTFNDLENDDKVSNEVNPNVSSVGKSDTEIINEVGKTDTQIINEVGKTDTQIINEIGKSNAKLSDEVVNLVTEVSGTNNSETKIVSEVDDSKASSAVDSPDLTAAER, from the exons ATGTTTTGGAGCGCTAATTATATGACTATTAGGCAGTTGAACTTTCTTCTTAAGGAGGAG aatgtaactttaacaCAAATTCTGGAGGCGGACGACATCCTTCAGGAGTGTAAAGCGGACAACAAAGATCTAATACGATT TCTAACAAGACCGGAGATCTTAGCAGAACTCATTGCCCTAATAACTGAGGAGCCATCTAAGGATTTAGAATTAACAACACAGTACAGACATTCAAATATTGCCTGTGAAGTGCTAACCAGCCAGTTGTCTGGCCTGATGTCCAGTCTGTGCATTGATGTGAAGCAGATGAATCGACTTTGTGATTTCCTGAATAGGGATCCACCTCTTAATCCATTGCTAGCATCATACTTTAGCAGAACTATTGAAACATTGCTGAAAAGAAGCCCTATGCAG GACTGCTACTTGCACCACATATTATGTTTACGAGCCCTGGACTTCTTTAAGGCTCGGAAGGATTTTTTACCTAATTTATTAAGACACATTGCCACCTCTGCTATAGCGGAtaccataaaatattttgtattctatcTTGAGGAGCCTTTTAGTGAAATAATTGAAAag tgGCTGGTTGAAAATGAGTTTTTGGAAAatcttatacaaataatttgctgTGATTATGAGCCCAATGAAATTCAGGCAACACCTGTACCTGTGCCAATAGAACAAAAGACAGAAAATGATGTCGAGAAAGGGGTGCACGAGGAGAGTGAAAAAGCAGAGGCAAGTCACAAGGACTCCATCAGCGGTGGGGACTCTAGTAAAAATA GCGCGGGGATGACGGAACGCACGCGGCGACTGCAAGTGGCGGCGTCGGCCAGTGCCAGTGCCCTGGCGTGTGGCTTAGCGGGCAGGTGGGCCGGGGAAGACTGGCAACCTTCTTGGACGACGCGATGCTTGAGCGCCCGCTTACGCACCAAGCCCTTGGTTAACGCGCTCCTTCTCGGCTGCTTCTGTAGTCCCCCGGACTTCTACGACACCGCGCTGTTCAACGCCTGCCGTCTTCTGCGAGTGCTCATCCAGCCGTTGGAAGATACGTGCGACGTGGAGCTGCGAGATGTGACGCCGCATCTGCGGCTGCTGCAGCAAGATCTATTGCGCGAGCCAGCGATTGGGCCAAGCGGGCGCCGGCGGGTGGGAGCGGCGCGCCTCCAGGTTGTGGCGCTCATGGCAGAGCTCATGGGAACTCAAGAGCCCATGGTGCACATGGTCATGCGGACACTGGGCATGCCTGATGTGCTGCTTGACATGTTCTTTGCCTTCCCCGACAACAACTTCCTACACGCGCAGGTCTGCACGATGTTGCACAACATATCACAAAACAAATCACAGGCCCCGGTCTATTGGGTACAG ctgGTGGAAGAAGGCAACTTGCTGACCCGGCTTATGGACACTTTTGAAGAAAATGAAGATAAGAa GACGACGCGTCGGTCGAGCTTGATGGGTCACGTGACAGTCGCCTGCCGTACTTTGGCGGCGGCGGGCGTTGGCTCGTTTGCGTTACCCGAAGTTCGCGAACGATGGGATGCCTTTCTGCAGAACCGTCTCCAACCGCTGCTGACACGCCTCGATGCGCCACTC GGCGGCGAGTACCCATCGGAGACATGTTACGAg ATGGAGGCTGGCAAGGAAAGCGTGTCGCAGTATCCATCTGCGGACAACTACAGCGATGA TTTGTGGGAGGACAACCCCAGTAATGTTTTGGATTTCGATGAAGGCATGCAGATGGCGCTTGACTTGC CGTGGGAGCGTAGTTCCGGATGGGGAGATGAAGAGGAGAAGAATGAGGGTGAGGAAGGAGCTTCCCTCCCCCTGCCCCTCCCTGAAGACGAGGGTTGGGCCCAGTTCGGAAGTGATACGTGTCTGCCCCCCGTTGATCCCTTTGCCCCACAAGAGTCCCATCCATGGAACCAGAACG TTGCAGAAAGCGGCGAGGAGAATTGCAATATGACTGAACTGCAAGCTGAGCTGAATCAACTGCAGCTGGACGGTACCGCTGAACTGACTCACAACTTGCTCTCTGCTCTCAGTGGCCTCGCCCCTCATCACCTAGCCGAGCTCGCCGATACCGCGTCGCAGCTCCCCCCTGCCTTACCCCCCACAGACCCTCCGATATCAGACCTTCAAACCATAATCACCAGCGTCGAAAGCACCACCGACCCAAAAACTGAAGTTCAACCTCCCCTCGGAAATTCTGACGCAACCTCGAACTCCAACAATCCTGATACCAATGCTTTATTTACTGAGGAAGTCACGTCTCATAAAACTAGTGTTGAAAAATCCGTCAGCAATTCTACGTTTAATGACCTTGAAAATGATGACAAGGTATCCAATGAGGTCAACCCTAACGTGTCAAGTGTTGGGAAATCTGACacagaa ATTATAAATGAAGTCGGCAAAACTGACACCCAAATTATAAATGAAGTCGGCAAAACTGACACccaaattataaatgaaatcgGCAAATCAAACGCCAAATTGTCAGATGAAGTCGTAAATCTTGTCACCGAAGTATCTGGGACGAACAATTCCGAGACCAAAATAGTGAGTGAGGTGGACGATTCCAAGGCATCTAGCGCGGTTGACAGCCCTGACCTCACTGCGGCCGAGAGGTGA
- the LOC125052155 gene encoding serine/threonine-protein phosphatase 6 regulatory subunit 1 isoform X1, translated as MFWSANYMTIRQLNFLLKEENVTLTQILEADDILQECKADNKDLIRFLTRPEILAELIALITEEPSKDLELTTQYRHSNIACEVLTSQLSGLMSSLCIDVKQMNRLCDFLNRDPPLNPLLASYFSRTIETLLKRSPMQDCYLHHILCLRALDFFKARKDFLPNLLRHIATSAIADTIKYFVFYLEEPFSEIIEKWLVENEFLENLIQIICCDYEPNEIQATPVPVPIEQKTENDVEKGVHEESEKAEASHKDSISGGDSSKNSAGMTERTRRLQVAASASASALACGLAGRWAGEDWQPSWTTRCLSARLRTKPLVNALLLGCFCSPPDFYDTALFNACRLLRVLIQPLEDTCDVELRDVTPHLRLLQQDLLREPAIGPSGRRRVGAARLQVVALMAELMGTQEPMVHMVMRTLGMPDVLLDMFFAFPDNNFLHAQVCTMLHNISQNKSQAPVYWVQLVEEGNLLTRLMDTFEENEDKKTTRRSSLMGHVTVACRTLAAAGVGSFALPEVRERWDAFLQNRLQPLLTRLDAPLGGEYPSETCYEMEAGKESVSQYPSADNYSDDLWEDNPSNVLDFDEGMQMALDLPWERSSGWGDEEEKNEGEEGASLPLPLPEDEGWAQFGSDTCLPPVDPFAPQESHPWNQNVAESGEENCNMTELQAELNQLQLDGTAELTHNLLSALSGLAPHHLAELADTASQLPPALPPTDPPISDLQTIITSVESTTDPKTEVQPPLGNSDATSNSNNPDTNALFTEEVTSHKTSVEKSVSNSTFNDLENDDKVSNEVNPNVSSVGKSDTEIINEVGKTDTQIINEVGKTDTQIINEVGKTDTQIINEIGKSNAKLSDEVVNLVTEVSGTNNSETKIVSEVDDSKASSAVDSPDLTAAER; from the exons ATGTTTTGGAGCGCTAATTATATGACTATTAGGCAGTTGAACTTTCTTCTTAAGGAGGAG aatgtaactttaacaCAAATTCTGGAGGCGGACGACATCCTTCAGGAGTGTAAAGCGGACAACAAAGATCTAATACGATT TCTAACAAGACCGGAGATCTTAGCAGAACTCATTGCCCTAATAACTGAGGAGCCATCTAAGGATTTAGAATTAACAACACAGTACAGACATTCAAATATTGCCTGTGAAGTGCTAACCAGCCAGTTGTCTGGCCTGATGTCCAGTCTGTGCATTGATGTGAAGCAGATGAATCGACTTTGTGATTTCCTGAATAGGGATCCACCTCTTAATCCATTGCTAGCATCATACTTTAGCAGAACTATTGAAACATTGCTGAAAAGAAGCCCTATGCAG GACTGCTACTTGCACCACATATTATGTTTACGAGCCCTGGACTTCTTTAAGGCTCGGAAGGATTTTTTACCTAATTTATTAAGACACATTGCCACCTCTGCTATAGCGGAtaccataaaatattttgtattctatcTTGAGGAGCCTTTTAGTGAAATAATTGAAAag tgGCTGGTTGAAAATGAGTTTTTGGAAAatcttatacaaataatttgctgTGATTATGAGCCCAATGAAATTCAGGCAACACCTGTACCTGTGCCAATAGAACAAAAGACAGAAAATGATGTCGAGAAAGGGGTGCACGAGGAGAGTGAAAAAGCAGAGGCAAGTCACAAGGACTCCATCAGCGGTGGGGACTCTAGTAAAAATA GCGCGGGGATGACGGAACGCACGCGGCGACTGCAAGTGGCGGCGTCGGCCAGTGCCAGTGCCCTGGCGTGTGGCTTAGCGGGCAGGTGGGCCGGGGAAGACTGGCAACCTTCTTGGACGACGCGATGCTTGAGCGCCCGCTTACGCACCAAGCCCTTGGTTAACGCGCTCCTTCTCGGCTGCTTCTGTAGTCCCCCGGACTTCTACGACACCGCGCTGTTCAACGCCTGCCGTCTTCTGCGAGTGCTCATCCAGCCGTTGGAAGATACGTGCGACGTGGAGCTGCGAGATGTGACGCCGCATCTGCGGCTGCTGCAGCAAGATCTATTGCGCGAGCCAGCGATTGGGCCAAGCGGGCGCCGGCGGGTGGGAGCGGCGCGCCTCCAGGTTGTGGCGCTCATGGCAGAGCTCATGGGAACTCAAGAGCCCATGGTGCACATGGTCATGCGGACACTGGGCATGCCTGATGTGCTGCTTGACATGTTCTTTGCCTTCCCCGACAACAACTTCCTACACGCGCAGGTCTGCACGATGTTGCACAACATATCACAAAACAAATCACAGGCCCCGGTCTATTGGGTACAG ctgGTGGAAGAAGGCAACTTGCTGACCCGGCTTATGGACACTTTTGAAGAAAATGAAGATAAGAa GACGACGCGTCGGTCGAGCTTGATGGGTCACGTGACAGTCGCCTGCCGTACTTTGGCGGCGGCGGGCGTTGGCTCGTTTGCGTTACCCGAAGTTCGCGAACGATGGGATGCCTTTCTGCAGAACCGTCTCCAACCGCTGCTGACACGCCTCGATGCGCCACTC GGCGGCGAGTACCCATCGGAGACATGTTACGAg ATGGAGGCTGGCAAGGAAAGCGTGTCGCAGTATCCATCTGCGGACAACTACAGCGATGA TTTGTGGGAGGACAACCCCAGTAATGTTTTGGATTTCGATGAAGGCATGCAGATGGCGCTTGACTTGC CGTGGGAGCGTAGTTCCGGATGGGGAGATGAAGAGGAGAAGAATGAGGGTGAGGAAGGAGCTTCCCTCCCCCTGCCCCTCCCTGAAGACGAGGGTTGGGCCCAGTTCGGAAGTGATACGTGTCTGCCCCCCGTTGATCCCTTTGCCCCACAAGAGTCCCATCCATGGAACCAGAACG TTGCAGAAAGCGGCGAGGAGAATTGCAATATGACTGAACTGCAAGCTGAGCTGAATCAACTGCAGCTGGACGGTACCGCTGAACTGACTCACAACTTGCTCTCTGCTCTCAGTGGCCTCGCCCCTCATCACCTAGCCGAGCTCGCCGATACCGCGTCGCAGCTCCCCCCTGCCTTACCCCCCACAGACCCTCCGATATCAGACCTTCAAACCATAATCACCAGCGTCGAAAGCACCACCGACCCAAAAACTGAAGTTCAACCTCCCCTCGGAAATTCTGACGCAACCTCGAACTCCAACAATCCTGATACCAATGCTTTATTTACTGAGGAAGTCACGTCTCATAAAACTAGTGTTGAAAAATCCGTCAGCAATTCTACGTTTAATGACCTTGAAAATGATGACAAGGTATCCAATGAGGTCAACCCTAACGTGTCAAGTGTTGGGAAATCTGACacagaaattataaatgaagTCGGCAAGACTGACACCCAAATTATAAATGAAGTCGGCAAAACTGACACCCAAATTATAAATGAAGTCGGCAAAACTGACACccaaattataaatgaaatcgGCAAATCAAACGCCAAATTGTCAGATGAAGTCGTAAATCTTGTCACCGAAGTATCTGGGACGAACAATTCCGAGACCAAAATAGTGAGTGAGGTGGACGATTCCAAGGCATCTAGCGCGGTTGACAGCCCTGACCTCACTGCGGCCGAGAGGTGA